The following are from one region of the Haloactinomyces albus genome:
- a CDS encoding MmyB family transcriptional regulator translates to MHDTRLDVLAADQLGWAVHPHAQEAEGGTFNPLKFQLLDPRALTFYREWELSTNNAVALLRAAAGRDPGDEGIIQLVGELSTHSERFRQLRACSHNVLRSREGVKRYRHPLVGEIDFDFASFDVSGEPGLRGQAFDTTTHHQSRWE, encoded by the coding sequence ATGCATGACACCCGCTTGGACGTCCTGGCAGCCGACCAGCTCGGGTGGGCGGTCCACCCGCACGCGCAGGAGGCCGAGGGCGGCACGTTCAACCCCCTGAAGTTCCAGCTCCTTGACCCGCGAGCACTGACGTTCTACCGGGAGTGGGAGCTGTCCACGAACAACGCGGTCGCGTTGTTGCGCGCCGCGGCCGGACGCGACCCCGGGGACGAAGGCATCATCCAGCTCGTCGGTGAGCTGTCCACGCACAGCGAGCGTTTCCGGCAGTTGCGGGCCTGCTCGCATAACGTGCTGCGCTCCCGCGAAGGCGTCAAGAGATACCGGCACCCTCTGGTGGGCGAGATCGATTTCGATTTCGCGTCGTTCGACGTGTCCGGCGAGCCCGGCTTGCGAGGGCAGGCCTTCGATACGACCACTCATCACCAATCCCGATGGGAGTGA
- a CDS encoding TetR/AcrR family transcriptional regulator C-terminal domain-containing protein, which produces MSTVAKGITRKCIVAAALELLNEKGMDALTVRALASRLDVRAPALYWHVRNKQELLDEMSTVVMRRVTDTLAGIPPRASWRDDVATYARVLRSEYLLHRDGARIFSGTRISDPDVVKAKEPWLARLTAAGFTLAEADDALELVTAFVVGFVIEEQERDQSATTDPARYSLDERDAWLGDDAELVKAAGHLRDDGDPRFERQLDVVLDGLAARLRR; this is translated from the coding sequence GTGTCAACCGTGGCGAAGGGCATCACGCGGAAGTGCATCGTGGCGGCGGCGCTCGAGCTGCTCAACGAGAAGGGCATGGACGCTCTCACCGTCCGCGCGCTCGCTTCCCGGCTCGACGTCCGAGCCCCTGCGCTGTACTGGCACGTCCGCAACAAGCAGGAACTGCTCGACGAGATGAGCACGGTCGTCATGCGCCGTGTCACCGACACGCTCGCGGGGATCCCTCCCCGGGCGAGCTGGCGTGACGACGTAGCCACCTACGCCCGCGTCCTGCGCTCGGAGTACCTGCTCCACCGGGACGGGGCCCGCATCTTCAGCGGCACGCGGATCTCCGATCCGGACGTGGTGAAGGCAAAGGAACCCTGGCTCGCGCGCTTGACAGCGGCCGGATTCACGCTCGCCGAGGCGGACGACGCCCTTGAGCTGGTCACCGCCTTCGTGGTCGGCTTCGTCATCGAGGAACAAGAGCGGGACCAGTCGGCCACCACAGACCCCGCCCGTTACTCGCTCGACGAGCGTGACGCGTGGCTGGGCGACGATGCCGAACTGGTCAAGGCCGCCGGACACCTCCGCGACGACGGTGACCCGAGGTTCGAACGGCAGCTCGACGTCGTTCTCGACGGGCTCGCGGCCCGCCTGCGCCGCTGA
- a CDS encoding SDR family NAD(P)-dependent oxidoreductase yields the protein MSEHSHSETSAPDSSWALVTGSTSGIGHATAVGLAQDGYSVIVTGRDRDRAAETRRSIEATGGRAIDLVADLGDSAAVRGLVAQMHDAIDGPLDVLVHNAGGGSFAPTESTPEEVYDAAFNVHAKAPFILTGALAPAMAERGRGAIVNVGSLSTSMAPAGTCAFQASKAALSMMTKSWTAEYGPRGVRVNSVDPGFILTPVNEGVRDMYGTYLASLPAGRGGDPDDVANAVRFLVSPKASYINGVTLTVDGGKTAVVAM from the coding sequence ATGAGCGAGCACAGCCACTCGGAGACGTCCGCACCAGACTCTTCATGGGCACTGGTGACTGGTTCGACAAGCGGAATCGGTCACGCGACGGCGGTCGGCCTGGCTCAGGACGGCTACTCGGTCATCGTCACGGGTCGAGACCGAGACCGGGCCGCCGAGACGCGTCGGTCCATTGAGGCCACAGGAGGCCGCGCGATCGATCTGGTTGCTGACCTCGGCGATTCCGCAGCGGTGCGCGGTCTGGTGGCGCAGATGCACGACGCCATCGACGGCCCGCTCGACGTCCTGGTGCATAACGCCGGCGGCGGCAGTTTCGCGCCGACCGAGTCCACCCCGGAGGAGGTGTACGATGCGGCCTTCAACGTCCACGCCAAGGCGCCGTTCATCCTGACGGGCGCCCTCGCCCCGGCGATGGCCGAACGTGGCCGAGGGGCCATCGTCAACGTGGGGAGCTTGAGCACCTCGATGGCCCCCGCCGGCACGTGCGCCTTCCAGGCCTCGAAGGCGGCGTTGTCCATGATGACCAAGTCGTGGACGGCGGAATACGGTCCTCGAGGGGTGCGGGTCAACTCCGTCGATCCCGGCTTCATCCTCACCCCGGTGAACGAGGGCGTCCGCGACATGTACGGGACCTACCTCGCCTCGCTGCCTGCCGGACGTGGCGGAGACCCCGACGATGTCGCGAACGCTGTCCGGTTCCTCGTGTCACCCAAGGCGTCCTACATCAACGGCGTGACGCTGACCGTGGACGGCGGAAAGACCGCTGTCGTGGCTATGTGA
- a CDS encoding MFS transporter → MSQDSVAAQDSAAGSDTGDAGDTGNRLPRELWILITGGFIVAVGMGIVSPALPTFAASFNVGVAAASLIVSAFAFMRLVFAPVSGKLVSWFGERRIYAWGIFIVGLSTSACAFAQSYWQLLVFRGLGGTGSTMFTVAALALLVRLSPPHLRGRASSLWGTSFLLGSIFGPIIGGAMIGYSLRLPFLTYGVALYLAALVGWLMLRNSTLAAPDRSSGAPEITVREALGHRAYRAALLSNLNKGWAVQGVRIALVPLFVVEALQLPQSMAGVALSVFAAGNAAVLIPAGRLADARGRKPLLLAGLAISAVGSVSLGFSNSVPWLLGASLVAGIGAGLMTPAQSAAIADIVGAKSKGGPVLAVFQMSADVGAILGPIVAGVLADVLSFQAAFAATGLIAVLALMLWLVAPETLPRSRSTSEPEKD, encoded by the coding sequence GTGTCACAGGACTCGGTCGCGGCGCAGGATTCGGCCGCTGGTTCGGACACCGGAGACGCCGGAGACACCGGAAACCGGCTCCCCCGCGAACTCTGGATCCTGATCACCGGGGGGTTCATCGTCGCCGTGGGCATGGGCATCGTCTCGCCCGCCCTGCCGACGTTCGCCGCCAGCTTCAACGTCGGAGTGGCCGCCGCATCGCTGATCGTCAGTGCCTTCGCGTTCATGCGGCTCGTTTTCGCACCTGTCAGTGGCAAGCTCGTGTCCTGGTTCGGGGAACGCCGCATCTACGCCTGGGGCATCTTCATCGTGGGGCTGAGCACGTCCGCGTGCGCCTTCGCCCAGTCCTACTGGCAGTTGCTGGTGTTCCGGGGGCTCGGCGGGACGGGGTCGACGATGTTCACCGTCGCGGCCCTGGCGCTGCTGGTGCGCCTGTCACCGCCGCACCTGCGCGGGCGTGCGTCGAGCCTGTGGGGAACCAGTTTCCTGCTCGGCAGCATCTTCGGACCGATCATAGGTGGGGCGATGATCGGGTACTCGCTGCGGCTGCCGTTCTTGACCTACGGGGTGGCGCTGTACCTCGCGGCGCTCGTCGGGTGGCTGATGCTGCGCAACTCGACATTGGCCGCGCCGGACCGGAGCAGCGGAGCTCCCGAGATCACCGTTCGGGAAGCACTCGGACACCGCGCCTATCGGGCGGCGCTGCTGTCCAATCTCAACAAGGGCTGGGCCGTCCAGGGCGTGCGGATCGCGTTGGTGCCGCTGTTCGTGGTGGAGGCGCTGCAGCTGCCGCAGTCGATGGCCGGTGTCGCGCTGTCGGTGTTCGCCGCCGGAAATGCCGCCGTGCTGATCCCGGCAGGGCGCCTCGCCGACGCACGGGGGCGCAAACCGCTGCTGCTCGCCGGACTGGCGATCTCGGCGGTGGGCAGCGTCTCGCTCGGGTTCAGCAACTCGGTTCCGTGGCTACTGGGCGCTTCCCTGGTTGCCGGTATCGGTGCCGGACTGATGACCCCCGCCCAGAGCGCCGCGATCGCCGATATCGTCGGGGCCAAGAGCAAGGGCGGTCCGGTGCTGGCCGTCTTCCAGATGTCGGCCGACGTGGGCGCGATCCTCGGCCCGATCGTGGCGGGTGTGCTCGCCGATGTCCTGAGTTTCCAGGCGGCGTTCGCGGCGACCGGACTGATCGCCGTGCTCGCCCTGATGCTGTGGCTCGTCGCCCCCGAGACCCTGCCGCGTTCCCGAAGCACCTCCGAACCCGAGAAGGACTGA
- a CDS encoding DUF6158 family protein: MDTGIDATELSEEALVRELTHLHHTRNETFLHGAPDALREHTDRTFELEQEYLRRHPERDVDPRRTRAGARGAKAHA, translated from the coding sequence ATGGACACCGGAATCGACGCGACAGAACTCTCCGAGGAAGCACTGGTCAGGGAGCTCACGCACCTGCACCACACCCGGAACGAGACTTTCTTGCACGGTGCCCCCGATGCGCTGCGAGAACACACCGACCGAACCTTCGAATTGGAGCAGGAGTACTTGCGGCGGCATCCCGAACGCGATGTCGACCCTCGACGGACCCGCGCAGGAGCGAGAGGAGCCAAGGCACATGCCTGA
- a CDS encoding FAD-binding oxidoreductase, translating into MPSIDAIRELTRQLAEMWGSSRVHLPGDREYADASRLWNAAVAVRPALVVRPRSSAEAATAVTLARGVGVGLSVRGGGHDWAGRALREEGLVLDLEHLRDVHISGDAALFGGGSRAVDVVEAAASHGMNLATGTAGVVGMAGLSLAGGYGPLTGTAGLAVDNLLGAEVVLADGSLVSTDDDPELLWALRGGGGNFGVVTSMRVRLYPDRGLVGGTIVFPWNEAQTVLARYAELIDGAPDGLNVLIEMTWMPDLGPCLLAVPTWSGPPQEAETALAAVERLGTPVANTLAPTSQKDLLAQFDQHVPNGMHWDIRTRTVATLTSELIALLSAWIEERPGPGAGIGLRPLHGAAARVGADDTAFGRRDSHVVLEISAGRGPDEDPEPYRKWVDGVSADVASHALPGGYPNFLVPGQHEQIAHAYGSHADRLVAAKDTYDPDRVFTATPLPLLDVPA; encoded by the coding sequence ATGCCTTCAATCGATGCCATCCGGGAGTTGACACGTCAGCTCGCGGAGATGTGGGGAAGCAGCCGAGTTCATCTGCCCGGAGACCGTGAGTACGCCGATGCCTCGCGATTGTGGAACGCCGCCGTGGCGGTGCGTCCCGCACTGGTCGTACGCCCCCGCAGCAGCGCGGAGGCAGCGACCGCAGTCACCCTGGCCCGGGGGGTCGGCGTTGGCCTTTCCGTACGTGGCGGTGGCCACGACTGGGCCGGCCGCGCGCTGCGCGAGGAAGGACTCGTCCTCGACCTCGAACATCTGCGCGACGTGCACATCTCGGGCGACGCGGCTCTGTTCGGCGGTGGAAGCCGCGCCGTCGACGTCGTGGAAGCTGCCGCGTCGCACGGCATGAACCTCGCCACAGGCACCGCAGGTGTCGTCGGTATGGCCGGGCTCTCCCTCGCCGGGGGGTACGGTCCGCTCACCGGCACGGCCGGCCTGGCAGTCGACAATCTACTCGGCGCCGAGGTCGTTCTGGCGGACGGCAGCCTCGTCTCGACCGACGACGATCCCGAACTGCTGTGGGCGCTGCGTGGCGGAGGTGGCAACTTCGGCGTGGTCACATCAATGCGCGTCCGCCTCTACCCCGACCGCGGCCTCGTCGGCGGCACGATCGTCTTTCCCTGGAACGAGGCACAGACCGTACTCGCCCGCTACGCGGAACTGATCGACGGCGCACCTGACGGACTGAACGTCCTGATCGAGATGACCTGGATGCCCGACCTCGGACCCTGCCTCCTCGCGGTGCCCACCTGGTCGGGGCCGCCACAGGAAGCGGAGACTGCCCTCGCCGCCGTGGAACGACTGGGCACACCGGTGGCCAACACGCTTGCCCCGACCTCCCAGAAGGATCTGCTCGCACAGTTCGATCAGCACGTCCCCAACGGGATGCACTGGGACATCCGCACCCGCACCGTCGCCACTCTCACGTCCGAGCTCATCGCACTGCTCTCCGCCTGGATCGAGGAGCGCCCAGGGCCGGGAGCGGGAATCGGGCTGCGCCCGCTCCACGGGGCTGCTGCACGTGTCGGCGCCGATGACACCGCCTTCGGCCGCCGCGACAGCCACGTCGTACTCGAGATCTCCGCCGGCCGCGGGCCGGACGAAGACCCGGAGCCGTACCGGAAGTGGGTCGACGGCGTGAGTGCCGACGTGGCCTCCCACGCCCTCCCCGGCGGCTACCCGAACTTCCTCGTCCCGGGGCAGCACGAACAGATCGCCCACGCGTACGGCAGCCACGCGGACCGGCTCGTGGCCGCCAAAGACACCTACGACCCGGACCGCGTCTTCACCGCCACCCCACTTCCCTTGCTCGACGTGCCCGCGTAA
- a CDS encoding putative quinol monooxygenase, whose protein sequence is MIIIAGRVQVSPADLDEFIADARATYPVAAANPGNILISFCVDDATTGTVTVLEEWSSQEALDRHLSAPEVIAIFTKWGPRMHNQVRKFDALNERDPRA, encoded by the coding sequence ATGATCATCATCGCCGGACGTGTCCAGGTATCCCCGGCGGACCTCGACGAATTCATCGCCGACGCACGAGCCACCTACCCGGTCGCCGCGGCGAATCCCGGCAATATCCTCATCTCATTCTGTGTCGACGACGCAACCACGGGCACTGTCACCGTCCTGGAGGAGTGGTCCTCGCAGGAAGCGCTTGACCGGCACCTCAGCGCACCAGAGGTTATCGCGATCTTCACGAAGTGGGGTCCTCGGATGCACAACCAGGTGCGCAAGTTCGATGCGCTCAACGAACGCGACCCACGTGCCTGA
- a CDS encoding IS982 family transposase: protein MGCDRSAKSEPNRQDRDNADRLKLRTWRPKLGLSPRLSDAELVTLAVTQALLGDTSEARWMRYTRAHLGHLLRYLPGQPGYNKRLRAASGLIQAVLRLLTTDTTLFTEDVWVVDSTPVECGRSRETAKSSDLAGWAEYGYCASHSRFFWGLRLHVVCTLAEHDVDMLRPARKGEAQRPGARLFKPLRQTIESINQTFKGGLDLERHGGRTPSGMTARLLQRILAFATAIWHNDKTDAPARRSLIDYDQGALGASRLGWS from the coding sequence ATCGGCTGTGATCGAAGCGCGAAAAGCGAACCGAATCGGCAAGACCGCGACAACGCCGACCGTTTAAAACTCAGAACGTGGCGGCCGAAGTTGGGGCTTTCCCCTCGGCTCAGCGATGCCGAACTGGTGACTCTGGCGGTCACGCAGGCCTTGCTCGGGGATACCTCGGAGGCGCGGTGGATGCGCTATACCCGGGCGCACCTGGGGCACCTGCTTCGGTACCTGCCCGGCCAGCCCGGTTACAACAAGCGGCTGCGTGCCGCCTCGGGACTGATCCAGGCCGTGCTGCGCCTGCTGACCACCGACACCACGTTGTTCACCGAGGATGTGTGGGTCGTCGACTCCACCCCGGTGGAGTGCGGCCGCTCGCGCGAGACCGCGAAAAGCTCGGATCTGGCCGGATGGGCCGAGTACGGCTACTGCGCCTCGCATTCGCGCTTCTTCTGGGGGTTGCGCCTGCACGTGGTGTGCACCCTCGCCGAACACGACGTGGACATGCTGCGCCCGGCCCGCAAGGGCGAGGCACAACGCCCCGGCGCCCGGCTGTTCAAACCCCTGCGCCAAACGATCGAATCGATCAACCAAACCTTCAAGGGCGGACTGGACCTGGAACGACACGGAGGACGCACGCCATCAGGCATGACGGCACGTCTGCTCCAGCGCATCCTGGCCTTCGCCACTGCGATCTGGCACAACGACAAAACCGACGCACCCGCCCGGCGCTCCCTGATCGACTACGATCAGGGAGCCCTTGGAGCCAGCCGTCTGGGGTGGAGCTGA
- a CDS encoding MerR family transcriptional regulator — translation MRIGELAKETGVSVRSLRYYEEQGLLSSHRSGSGQRHYSEDQVARVEFLKRLYSAGLSSRTIVELLPCAESPSVDNSDAAFARMLHERDRISDHIENLIRTRESLDALIEANQAHRDTLACR, via the coding sequence ATGCGGATCGGTGAACTCGCCAAGGAGACGGGGGTCAGCGTGCGATCGCTGCGTTACTACGAAGAGCAGGGCCTTCTCTCGAGCCATCGCAGCGGCTCGGGGCAACGGCACTACAGCGAAGACCAGGTCGCGCGTGTGGAGTTCCTCAAACGTCTCTATTCTGCGGGCCTCTCCAGCCGCACCATCGTGGAACTCCTCCCGTGCGCTGAGTCTCCGAGCGTCGACAACTCCGACGCGGCCTTCGCGCGGATGCTGCACGAGCGCGACCGGATCAGCGACCACATCGAGAATCTGATTCGAACCCGCGAATCCTTGGACGCGCTCATCGAGGCCAATCAGGCCCACCGAGACACGCTCGCGTGTCGGTGA
- a CDS encoding TetR/AcrR family transcriptional regulator — MRADAKRNRDHLLAVAGTAIAEHGVDVSLRDIARRAGVVLATLLRHFPTREALLDALLRTSFDELTAKATELETSSSPEDALVCWLRDCVACATEYRGATSLMAAAIEDTESALHASCSTMRAAGARLLTRAQDAGVARTDIDGTDLFALVATLAWLGDQPSLAPRADRLFDVVASAILMSAGSDDPEGGRPRARS; from the coding sequence ATGCGGGCAGACGCCAAAAGGAACCGCGACCACCTGCTCGCCGTAGCGGGCACCGCCATCGCCGAGCACGGCGTCGACGTGTCACTGCGCGACATCGCACGCAGGGCCGGTGTCGTGCTCGCGACGCTGTTGCGCCACTTCCCGACACGCGAGGCGCTGCTCGATGCCCTGCTGCGCACGAGCTTCGACGAGCTGACAGCAAAGGCAACCGAACTCGAGACGTCGAGCTCGCCCGAGGACGCCCTCGTTTGCTGGCTACGCGACTGTGTCGCGTGCGCAACCGAGTACCGAGGCGCGACATCGCTGATGGCCGCCGCCATCGAGGACACCGAATCCGCGCTCCATGCGTCGTGCTCTACCATGCGCGCCGCCGGCGCGCGGCTCCTCACCCGTGCCCAGGACGCGGGCGTAGCGCGGACCGACATTGACGGCACGGATCTGTTCGCGCTGGTGGCCACGCTCGCGTGGCTCGGCGATCAACCCTCGCTCGCGCCACGCGCCGATCGCCTCTTCGACGTCGTCGCGAGCGCGATTCTGATGAGCGCAGGAAGTGACGATCCCGAGGGGGGACGCCCTCGGGCCCGGAGCTGA
- a CDS encoding NAD(P)/FAD-dependent oxidoreductase, with amino-acid sequence MPESAPQSSGYVAGDRERPRIVIVGGGHTGLTAALRLQSQLADGEATVTVIDPQPHMTYQPFLPEAAAGSVEPRHVVVPLREALRRCEVLTASVTCIDHSHRELTATLACGREEHIEYDILVVVPGSISRALPIPGLGEEGVGFKTIGEAIYLRNHVLSRLDAAATTSDPERRRKLLTFTFVGGGYAGIEAMAELESMARYATRNYPTIEIADMRWILVEAMDRIMPEVSEPMGVYTRRRLEDRGIEVKLNTTAKTMEGGHVVLSDGDEFDTDTIAWTAGVKPHPMLEESDLPRDGKGRVECTTKLQVHGTHDVFAAGDCAAVPDLTSSQPGALCGPSAQHAVRQARVLADNIVALLRQRRLTDYRHKYSGSVAGLGLFQGAAEVYGIKLKGFPAWLLHRTYHLAKMPTASRKARIVGDWLMELPLPRQVVALGGLHEPRSEFVKAANTRGLPSERSQVSEQSQAG; translated from the coding sequence ATGCCTGAGTCCGCGCCGCAGAGTTCCGGGTACGTTGCCGGGGACCGTGAACGTCCACGCATCGTCATCGTGGGCGGCGGGCACACCGGCCTGACCGCCGCGCTCCGGCTGCAGTCGCAACTCGCGGACGGCGAGGCGACCGTGACCGTCATCGACCCCCAGCCGCACATGACGTACCAGCCGTTCCTGCCCGAAGCCGCGGCCGGATCGGTCGAACCTCGCCACGTGGTGGTGCCGCTGCGGGAGGCCCTGCGCCGGTGCGAGGTGCTGACTGCCTCGGTGACCTGCATCGATCACTCACACCGGGAGCTCACCGCCACCCTGGCCTGTGGCCGGGAGGAACACATCGAGTACGACATTCTCGTCGTCGTTCCCGGTTCGATCTCCCGTGCCCTGCCGATTCCGGGGCTGGGCGAGGAAGGGGTCGGATTCAAGACCATCGGTGAGGCCATCTACCTGCGCAACCATGTGCTGTCCAGGTTGGATGCCGCAGCCACCACCTCCGACCCCGAGCGGCGGCGCAAGCTGCTCACCTTCACGTTCGTCGGCGGCGGCTATGCCGGAATCGAGGCGATGGCCGAACTGGAGAGCATGGCCCGCTATGCCACCCGGAACTACCCGACGATCGAGATCGCGGACATGCGGTGGATCCTGGTGGAGGCGATGGACCGGATCATGCCCGAGGTCAGCGAGCCGATGGGGGTCTACACCCGTCGCCGCTTGGAGGACCGCGGCATCGAGGTCAAGCTCAATACGACGGCGAAGACCATGGAGGGCGGACACGTCGTGCTCTCCGATGGTGATGAGTTCGACACCGACACGATCGCCTGGACCGCCGGGGTCAAGCCACATCCGATGCTGGAGGAAAGCGATCTTCCCCGGGATGGCAAAGGCCGTGTCGAATGCACCACAAAACTGCAGGTGCACGGGACACACGACGTGTTCGCGGCGGGTGACTGCGCCGCCGTACCCGACCTGACCAGCAGCCAGCCCGGAGCGCTCTGTGGCCCCTCGGCGCAGCACGCGGTGCGCCAGGCCCGGGTCCTCGCCGACAATATCGTCGCCTTGCTGCGGCAGCGCCGGCTCACCGACTATCGGCACAAGTATTCGGGCTCGGTCGCCGGCCTGGGGCTGTTCCAGGGCGCGGCCGAGGTGTACGGCATCAAGCTCAAGGGATTTCCCGCATGGCTGCTGCACCGGACCTACCACCTGGCGAAGATGCCGACCGCGTCACGTAAGGCGCGGATCGTCGGTGACTGGCTCATGGAGCTGCCGCTGCCACGCCAGGTCGTCGCTCTCGGTGGGTTGCACGAGCCCCGCTCGGAGTTCGTCAAGGCCGCCAATACGCGTGGCCTGCCGAGCGAACGAAGTCAGGTGAGTGAGCAGAGTCAGGCGGGCTGA
- a CDS encoding NADP-dependent oxidoreductase — protein MPTHTMRAVRLHEHGGPEVLRYDEVPVPEVGPGEVLVRVHAAGVNPPDWYLRDGMSNLPPETRPTFDLPVIPGTDVSGVVEAVAADVDAFTVGDEVFGLLRFPSFDGHAYAEYVAAPASDLALKPAGIDHVHAAGAPMSGLTAWQFLIEVGHDHPSPFQAAKHRPVRLDADVTVLINGAAGGVGHLALQLAEWKGARVIAVASGAHESFLGELGADEFIDYTTSRPEELVHDLDLVLDTVGGPDSTRFLRTLTRGGALFPVFFGEFDDEETAELGVTVSGTQVRSNGAQLAELGRLLDAGTVRVAIDSTFPLADTRAAHERAARGHIQGKIVLTIAQE, from the coding sequence ATGCCGACACACACGATGAGGGCGGTCCGGCTCCACGAGCACGGAGGCCCTGAGGTTCTGCGTTACGACGAGGTGCCGGTTCCCGAGGTGGGGCCGGGTGAGGTGCTCGTTCGCGTGCACGCGGCCGGAGTCAATCCTCCCGACTGGTATCTGCGCGACGGGATGTCCAATCTGCCTCCGGAGACGAGGCCGACGTTCGATCTGCCCGTGATTCCGGGGACGGACGTGTCGGGCGTTGTCGAGGCCGTCGCCGCGGATGTGGACGCCTTCACCGTCGGTGATGAAGTCTTCGGCCTCCTTCGCTTCCCCAGTTTCGACGGTCACGCTTATGCCGAGTACGTGGCCGCGCCTGCCTCGGACCTCGCGCTCAAGCCGGCCGGTATCGATCACGTGCACGCCGCTGGCGCGCCGATGTCCGGGCTCACCGCGTGGCAGTTCCTGATCGAGGTCGGGCACGATCACCCCTCGCCGTTCCAGGCGGCGAAGCATCGTCCGGTGCGACTCGACGCCGACGTGACGGTGCTCATCAACGGCGCCGCGGGCGGGGTGGGGCACCTCGCGCTGCAGCTGGCGGAGTGGAAGGGAGCACGTGTCATCGCGGTGGCATCGGGCGCGCACGAATCGTTCCTGGGCGAGCTCGGCGCGGACGAGTTCATCGACTACACCACGAGCCGGCCCGAGGAACTCGTGCACGACCTCGACCTCGTTCTCGACACCGTCGGCGGCCCCGACAGCACACGCTTCCTGCGGACGCTCACCCGCGGCGGGGCCCTGTTCCCGGTGTTCTTCGGTGAGTTCGACGACGAAGAGACCGCCGAACTGGGTGTCACGGTCTCGGGTACCCAGGTTCGTTCGAACGGCGCGCAGCTCGCCGAGCTCGGACGCCTGCTCGATGCGGGCACGGTCCGCGTTGCGATCGACAGTACGTTTCCACTCGCGGATACCCGAGCCGCGCACGAACGCGCCGCACGAGGACACATCCAAGGCAAAATCGTGCTCACGATCGCTCAGGAATGA
- a CDS encoding alkene reductase, with the protein MAGLFDRYELRDLHLPNRIVMAPMTRVRAAEGGLPTASMAVYYAQRATAGLIVSEGIQPSLVGQANPGTPGLHADKQVTAWRQVTDAVHVNGGRIFGQLMHGGRVGHPDTTGHQPVGPSAVPAEGKVFTPAGLQDPPFPRALETAEVPEHAQSYAQAGARAVEAGFDGVELHGANGYLIHQFLSSSANRRSDRYGGSTTNRIRFAVEAIEATVAAIGAGRTGIRLSPGAEFWGSRESAVLELYTALLTELARYDLAYIHLEATAEEELLVALRRQWAGSLIVNPVLPMGPVKTDRTTADHWLGLGADLVSFGRSFIANPDLVERLRSGLPIAQDDQDTWYQGGDADYITYPTYAHTA; encoded by the coding sequence ATGGCTGGTCTATTCGATCGGTACGAACTGCGCGACTTGCATCTTCCCAACCGCATTGTGATGGCGCCCATGACCCGGGTCCGGGCCGCTGAGGGCGGCCTGCCCACGGCCTCGATGGCGGTCTACTACGCACAGCGGGCAACTGCAGGCCTGATCGTCAGCGAGGGCATCCAGCCCAGCCTGGTGGGCCAGGCCAACCCCGGAACGCCGGGACTGCATGCCGACAAGCAGGTGACTGCATGGCGGCAGGTCACCGACGCCGTCCACGTCAACGGCGGGCGGATCTTTGGTCAGCTCATGCACGGAGGTCGCGTCGGGCATCCCGACACTACCGGTCACCAGCCGGTCGGCCCTTCGGCCGTACCGGCGGAGGGCAAGGTTTTCACCCCCGCAGGGCTCCAAGACCCGCCCTTTCCGCGCGCCCTGGAGACAGCGGAAGTCCCTGAGCATGCGCAGTCCTATGCCCAAGCCGGAGCACGGGCCGTGGAAGCCGGCTTCGACGGCGTGGAGCTGCACGGCGCCAACGGCTACCTAATCCACCAGTTTCTCTCATCCAGCGCAAACCGACGCAGCGACCGTTACGGCGGCTCAACCACCAACCGCATTCGCTTTGCGGTCGAGGCCATCGAGGCGACCGTCGCAGCGATCGGCGCCGGCCGCACCGGGATCCGGCTCTCCCCCGGCGCCGAGTTCTGGGGGTCGCGCGAAAGCGCTGTCCTGGAGCTCTACACCGCCTTGCTGACCGAACTTGCCAGGTACGACCTCGCGTACATCCACCTCGAGGCAACCGCCGAGGAGGAGCTCCTGGTGGCGCTGCGCCGTCAGTGGGCCGGGTCGCTCATCGTCAACCCGGTACTTCCCATGGGACCGGTGAAGACCGACCGCACGACTGCAGATCACTGGCTCGGCCTCGGCGCCGACTTGGTCAGCTTCGGCCGCTCCTTCATTGCGAACCCAGACCTCGTCGAACGCCTCCGTTCCGGGCTCCCCATCGCACAGGATGACCAGGACACCTGGTATCAGGGCGGCGACGCCGATTACATCACGTATCCCACCTACGCTCACACGGCCTAG